The bacterium genome has a segment encoding these proteins:
- a CDS encoding GGDEF domain-containing protein, with product MASKLKWSIFYLFFGALPLFYSWLPESARFHPADGTLDALTFAPYLTLFLVALLGLQVNQTRVFWAAGLLFLTYHLLLHPNAFWLKETTHPVAWQVLAAGFPLSLVILYGMKESRLFSDWSLARVLLGLFPVFLFASWAAWAPDLYEKVLFWSSYPPVTHHTLPPLAWVDALPFLALLFWGHDQKLKPFLIAQTAVLLPYWTALQWGLRERSPGSFPDPVAETILPFGALALILLFALFRIFVQKAYWDPLTAVHNRQALDERLNTLTQDYVLAMVDIDHFKGFNDTYGHDEGDNVLRMVAQHLQDALGDRVHRYGGEEFCVVFEAGGLESAQASMEKVRASLAARRFTLRGKRTGTHSRLKNPFKRKEPRGKRVGITISVGVAASGERTETFEQVIKKADQALYKAKEQGRNRVVTA from the coding sequence ATGGCCTCCAAGCTCAAGTGGTCGATCTTTTACCTGTTCTTTGGGGCCCTCCCCCTTTTCTACTCCTGGCTCCCCGAATCCGCCCGGTTCCATCCCGCCGATGGGACCTTGGACGCGCTCACTTTCGCCCCCTACCTGACCCTCTTCCTGGTCGCTTTGCTGGGCCTTCAAGTCAACCAAACCCGCGTTTTTTGGGCGGCAGGCCTCCTTTTTCTGACCTACCACCTCCTCCTTCACCCGAACGCCTTTTGGCTGAAGGAAACGACCCATCCTGTCGCTTGGCAGGTCCTGGCCGCCGGCTTTCCCTTGAGCCTAGTCATTCTCTATGGGATGAAGGAAAGCCGCCTCTTCAGTGATTGGAGCTTGGCCCGCGTCCTGTTAGGGCTCTTTCCGGTTTTTCTGTTCGCTTCCTGGGCTGCCTGGGCCCCCGATCTTTATGAAAAGGTCCTTTTTTGGTCCTCCTATCCTCCCGTCACTCACCACACCCTGCCCCCCTTGGCCTGGGTGGACGCCCTGCCATTTTTAGCCCTCCTCTTCTGGGGCCATGACCAGAAACTCAAGCCCTTCCTGATCGCCCAGACCGCCGTCCTTCTGCCCTACTGGACCGCTCTTCAATGGGGTCTCCGCGAAAGGAGCCCGGGTTCCTTCCCCGATCCGGTCGCCGAAACCATCCTTCCCTTCGGCGCCCTGGCCCTGATCCTGCTCTTCGCTCTTTTCCGGATCTTTGTCCAAAAAGCTTACTGGGATCCCCTCACCGCGGTCCACAACCGCCAAGCCCTGGACGAAAGGTTGAACACCTTGACCCAGGATTACGTCCTGGCCATGGTCGACATCGACCATTTCAAGGGCTTCAACGACACCTACGGCCACGATGAAGGGGACAATGTCTTGAGGATGGTGGCCCAGCATCTCCAGGACGCGCTCGGGGACCGGGTCCACCGCTATGGTGGCGAGGAATTTTGCGTGGTCTTCGAGGCTGGCGGTCTGGAAAGCGCCCAGGCCAGCATGGAAAAGGTCCGGGCCTCCTTGGCCGCCCGCAGGTTCACACTTCGCGGAAAGAGGACCGGGACCCATTCCCGTTTGAAGAACCCATTCAAGAGGAAGGAACCGCGGGGCAAAAGGGTGGGGATCACCATCAGCGTCGGCGTGGCGGCTTCCGGGGAAAGAACAGAGACCTTCGAACAGGTCATCAAAAAGGCCGACCAAGCCCTTTACAAGGCCAAGGAACAGGGCCGCAACCGGGTGGTCACGGCTTGA
- the purF gene encoding amidophosphoribosyltransferase, giving the protein MVEESQEGSRKIEHRPWVDDDKPHDQCGVFGVFGHPEAAKISYLGLHSLQHRGQESAGICTLDNGRLYNHKRMGLVADIFDEEAFKELPGRAAIGHVRYSTTGSSQLRNAQPIAVEYSRGSIAIAHNGNLVNARRIRDELEARGSIFVSTVDSEVIVHLLARSSAHTLIECLIESLRQVRGAYSLLILSDEGMLGMRDPQGFRPLCLGKLGDSWVLASETCAFDIVDAKYVRDVEPGEIVLINENGLVSIKPFEKTSPSMCIFEYIYFARPDSRIYNTSVQKVRKRLGAILAQEAYVPADVVVPVPDSSNMAATGFAAEAKIPYEMGLVRNHYVGRTFIEPDQSIRDFGARLKYNAVREAMEGKRVVLIDDSIVRGTTMRKIVKMIRQVGAKEVHLRITSPPIISPCFYGMDFPSRKELIAATHSLEEIQTYLRVDSLAYLSVEGMMKAVEGTPQGHCAACFTAKYPVPFDEETEKYSLEAAKC; this is encoded by the coding sequence ATGGTGGAAGAGTCGCAGGAAGGCTCCAGGAAGATCGAGCACCGTCCTTGGGTGGATGATGACAAACCCCACGACCAATGCGGTGTCTTCGGCGTCTTCGGCCATCCGGAAGCCGCCAAGATCTCCTATTTGGGCCTCCACTCCCTCCAGCACCGGGGCCAGGAATCGGCAGGCATTTGTACCCTCGACAACGGCCGTCTTTATAACCACAAACGCATGGGGTTGGTCGCCGATATTTTCGATGAGGAAGCCTTCAAGGAATTGCCGGGCCGTGCGGCCATCGGTCATGTCCGTTATTCCACCACCGGATCCAGCCAGTTGCGCAACGCCCAACCCATCGCGGTCGAGTATTCCCGGGGTTCCATCGCCATCGCCCACAATGGCAACCTGGTCAATGCGCGGCGCATCCGGGATGAACTGGAGGCCCGGGGTTCCATTTTTGTCTCGACCGTGGATTCGGAGGTCATCGTCCATCTCCTGGCCCGTTCCAGCGCCCATACCCTGATCGAGTGTCTCATCGAGTCCCTGCGGCAGGTGCGCGGGGCCTATTCCCTGTTGATCCTTTCCGACGAGGGGATGCTGGGCATGCGGGATCCCCAGGGGTTCCGTCCCCTTTGCCTGGGCAAACTGGGGGATTCCTGGGTCCTGGCCAGCGAGACCTGCGCCTTCGATATCGTGGACGCCAAATACGTCCGGGACGTGGAACCGGGGGAGATCGTGCTCATCAACGAGAATGGCCTGGTCTCCATCAAGCCTTTCGAGAAGACGAGTCCATCCATGTGCATCTTCGAATACATCTATTTCGCCCGCCCCGATTCGCGCATCTACAACACCAGCGTCCAGAAGGTGCGCAAACGCCTAGGGGCCATCCTGGCCCAGGAGGCCTATGTTCCCGCCGACGTGGTCGTTCCCGTGCCCGATTCGTCCAATATGGCCGCGACCGGTTTTGCCGCCGAAGCCAAGATCCCGTACGAGATGGGACTGGTCCGGAACCACTACGTGGGCCGGACCTTCATCGAACCCGACCAGTCCATCCGGGATTTCGGCGCCCGGCTGAAATATAACGCCGTACGCGAGGCCATGGAGGGGAAAAGGGTCGTCCTGATCGACGACTCCATCGTCCGGGGCACCACCATGCGCAAGATCGTGAAGATGATCCGTCAGGTGGGGGCCAAGGAGGTGCACTTGCGCATCACCTCGCCGCCCATCATTTCGCCTTGTTTCTATGGAATGGATTTCCCAAGTCGAAAGGAACTTATCGCCGCGACACATTCATTGGAGGAGATCCAGACCTATCTTCGGGTGGACAGCTTGGCCTATCTTTCGGTGGAAGGCATGATGAAAGCGGTGGAAGGAACGCCCCAAGGCCATTGCGCGGCTTGCTTCACCGCCAAGTATCCGGTGCCCTTCGACGAAGAGACCGAAAAATACAGCCTCGAAGCGGCCAAGTGCTGA